The genomic window GCTGATCAACAAGACGCGGTGGGCGGCGGAGGCTTGCGTGACGCTGTTCACCACCTGGGTAACCCTGTAAAATGCGCGCCAATTTTTAAGCGGGCTGATACATGTCGTTTGAGCAGTTTGAAGAGTACTCCCTCTGGCTGGGCGTCGGTGGACTGATTCTTTTCATGATCTTCATTGTCTGGAACCTGGCAAAAGAGTCGGAAGCTGGCCGCTTCGGTACCTTTATCCTGTTTCTGGCGCTCGGGCTCGGTTTGCTCGGCTTTGTTATCAAGACAGTTCTGGTTGAAGTGATGGGAATCGGCTAGTGCCGGGCCGCAAATTGCGGGTCGTCGGTGTCTACGCCGGCCAGATGAGCCAGTATTGCGCAGCCCGGGCGGAACGCCTGTGGTCCACTGCATTTTGGGAAGGGATTCATGCCCATATTTGATCGTCCCTCGCTGAAGGTCCAGAAGGATCGACGGGTTTGCCGGGTCACAGATACCCGGATCGCCAAATACAGCCGGCGGGGTATGTTGCTGTCCCTGCTGGCGTTCGCCATTGCGATTGTTATTGGC from Microbulbifer aggregans includes these protein-coding regions:
- a CDS encoding DUF2788 domain-containing protein — encoded protein: MSFEQFEEYSLWLGVGGLILFMIFIVWNLAKESEAGRFGTFILFLALGLGLLGFVIKTVLVEVMGIG